The following are encoded in a window of Prochlorococcus marinus str. MIT 1013 genomic DNA:
- the sodN gene encoding superoxide dismutase, Ni, with protein sequence MFTNYFQMLSETLTSIFNKLPAKSVHAHCDGPCGVYDPASARVAAEAVLSMTKKLIALAPAGNDQASISAYNNTFSRFVAIKEEESQKTKKELLILWTDYFKPEHLATYPDLHDPFWKAAKLCSACKVNIDQTKAEELLAAVQKIHSMFWSSKGRSDSWVTAS encoded by the coding sequence ATGTTCACAAATTATTTTCAGATGTTGAGCGAAACACTTACATCAATCTTTAACAAGCTTCCAGCAAAATCTGTTCACGCTCACTGTGACGGACCTTGCGGTGTATATGACCCTGCTTCTGCAAGAGTTGCCGCAGAGGCAGTTTTGTCTATGACAAAAAAACTTATTGCTCTAGCGCCAGCTGGTAACGATCAAGCTTCCATTTCAGCCTATAACAACACTTTTTCTCGCTTCGTTGCGATTAAAGAAGAAGAATCACAAAAGACCAAAAAAGAACTGCTAATCCTCTGGACTGATTACTTCAAGCCTGAACACTTAGCTACATATCCAGATCTTCATGACCCTTTTTGGAAAGCAGCAAAGCTTTGTAGTGCATGCAAGGTAAATATCGATCAAACCAAAGCAGAAGAATTATTAGCAGCTGTGCAAAAAATTCACTCTATGTTTTGGTCTTCAAAAGGTAGAAGTGATAGCTGGGTTACCGCAAGCTGA
- a CDS encoding aspartate aminotransferase family protein — translation MKTYNRFPLDLSRGKGSWVWDKKGRKYLDAVAGIATCSLGHSDKALIKSLSKQLRRLQHVSNLYEIPEQEELAQWLTSQSFAKSAFFCNSGAEANEAAIKLARKYGHIERNIDNPVILCAKESFHGRTLAAVSATGQPKYHKGFEPMVEGFKFFSYNDSESFKNLFDDLEKSGPQIAAVFLEPIQGEGGINIGKKSFFELLRKKCSQSNVLLIFDEVQTGMGRTGTLWGYEQLGIEPDVFTLAKGLGGGHAIGALLVNQLADVFQPGDHASTFGGNPFACRAALTVGKEIQKRDLLNKVTERGAQLKEGLIKLSNKYSDIFISTRGVGLIQGLVIKDNIEITSHDIVKSALEEKLLLVSAGVKVLRIVPPLTITKKEINELLSRLDKCLMKLS, via the coding sequence ATGAAAACTTACAATCGTTTTCCCTTAGATCTCAGCAGGGGTAAAGGTTCATGGGTGTGGGACAAAAAAGGCCGTAAATATCTTGATGCTGTAGCTGGCATTGCAACTTGTTCACTAGGCCACAGTGATAAAGCATTAATCAAATCCTTATCAAAACAATTAAGAAGACTTCAACATGTATCTAACCTTTACGAGATACCAGAGCAAGAAGAACTAGCTCAATGGTTAACTTCACAAAGTTTTGCCAAGAGTGCATTTTTTTGCAATAGCGGTGCTGAAGCAAATGAAGCTGCAATTAAATTGGCAAGAAAATATGGCCATATTGAACGTAACATCGACAACCCAGTCATTCTTTGCGCAAAGGAAAGCTTTCACGGAAGAACACTCGCAGCTGTAAGTGCTACGGGGCAACCGAAATACCACAAAGGTTTCGAGCCAATGGTTGAAGGATTTAAGTTTTTTTCTTATAACGACAGTGAATCTTTTAAAAATCTATTTGATGATTTAGAAAAATCAGGTCCACAAATTGCAGCTGTATTTCTTGAACCTATACAAGGTGAGGGAGGCATAAATATTGGAAAAAAATCATTTTTTGAGCTCTTAAGAAAAAAATGTTCCCAAAGCAATGTTTTATTAATATTTGACGAAGTCCAAACTGGAATGGGAAGGACAGGGACTCTTTGGGGATATGAACAACTGGGTATTGAACCTGATGTTTTCACACTAGCCAAAGGACTTGGTGGAGGTCATGCCATTGGTGCTCTATTGGTTAATCAATTGGCTGATGTCTTTCAACCCGGTGATCATGCAAGCACTTTTGGAGGAAATCCTTTCGCTTGCAGAGCAGCTCTAACCGTTGGAAAAGAAATACAAAAAAGAGACCTCCTAAATAAAGTCACCGAGAGAGGGGCTCAATTAAAAGAAGGATTAATTAAACTTTCAAATAAATATTCAGACATATTTATTTCCACTAGAGGCGTTGGGCTTATTCAAGGTCTCGTTATAAAAGACAATATCGAAATAACATCTCATGATATTGTCAAATCCGCCTTAGAAGAGAAACTTCTTCTAGTATCAGCTGGTGTAAAAGTATTAAGAATAGTACCTCCTCTAACTATTACAAAAAAAGAAATCAACGAGCTTTTATCGAGACTAGACAAATGTCTGATGAAACTTTCATAG
- a CDS encoding bifunctional folylpolyglutamate synthase/dihydrofolate synthase, with translation MSDETFIAQSNFIFESKSKEYKDMNLGIDRMSLAINAMGDPCKKIPAIHIAGTNGKGSIAAFINSVLSLVNIKTGVTTSPHLVDWIERICINKTPISKEEFQSLSLSLTPIAKKYRLTPFECVIAIALQYFTLKEVELLILEVGLGGRLDATTAHQYRPIIAFGAIGLDHCEYLGNNLEKIAIEKAAVITTKSTVITAAQHNIVKRVFEETAKRKQAVIHWVDPISSDWELGLSGSIQKENAAVAKRVIESLKNIGWNISEGQIREGLSLAKWPGRLQTTKWEGMPIVVDGAHNPHAAKQLSNERDAWTDQESGIIWILGIQIRKDLRSILRKLIREKDVAWIVPVPGQKSWSKDKVLSFCPEYKDQIKEALSVEEVLSTLKKQHRWPSPPPVISGSLYLIGDLFQRKILTSYIV, from the coding sequence ATGTCTGATGAAACTTTCATAGCTCAATCGAATTTCATTTTTGAAAGCAAGAGCAAAGAATATAAAGATATGAATCTGGGCATAGATCGTATGTCATTGGCCATTAATGCCATGGGAGATCCCTGTAAAAAAATACCTGCTATTCACATAGCAGGAACAAATGGGAAAGGCTCTATTGCGGCTTTTATAAATAGTGTTCTTAGCTTAGTAAATATCAAAACTGGAGTTACCACTTCTCCCCATTTAGTTGATTGGATCGAGAGAATATGTATCAACAAGACTCCAATATCAAAAGAAGAATTTCAATCATTAAGCCTGTCTCTTACTCCTATTGCAAAAAAATATAGATTGACTCCTTTTGAATGTGTTATTGCGATAGCACTTCAATATTTTACTTTAAAGGAAGTTGAGCTTCTTATTCTTGAAGTAGGGCTTGGAGGTAGACTTGATGCAACAACCGCGCATCAATATAGACCTATTATTGCATTTGGAGCTATTGGGCTTGATCATTGTGAATACTTAGGCAATAATCTAGAAAAGATAGCTATTGAGAAAGCAGCTGTAATAACTACAAAGAGTACTGTCATTACAGCTGCTCAACATAATATTGTAAAAAGAGTTTTCGAGGAGACTGCTAAGAGGAAACAAGCAGTTATTCATTGGGTAGATCCAATCTCATCAGACTGGGAACTCGGTCTATCAGGCTCAATACAGAAAGAAAATGCAGCTGTAGCCAAAAGGGTTATTGAATCCTTAAAAAATATTGGATGGAATATTTCTGAAGGACAAATTCGAGAAGGCTTATCTCTTGCTAAATGGCCTGGAAGACTTCAAACAACAAAATGGGAAGGGATGCCCATAGTTGTTGATGGTGCACATAATCCTCATGCGGCTAAGCAATTATCAAATGAAAGAGACGCATGGACTGATCAAGAAAGTGGAATTATTTGGATACTAGGGATTCAAATAAGAAAAGACTTGAGAAGCATTTTGCGTAAGCTAATTAGAGAAAAAGATGTAGCTTGGATAGTTCCTGTCCCAGGCCAAAAAAGCTGGTCAAAAGATAAAGTTTTAAGTTTTTGCCCTGAATATAAAGACCAAATCAAAGAAGCACTTAGTGTAGAAGAAGTTTTATCAACACTTAAAAAACAACATAGATGGCCATCTCCACCACCTGTCATTTCAGGATCGCTATATTTAATAGGTGATCTTTTTCAAAGAAAAATATTGACAAGTTATATTGTTTAA
- a CDS encoding TrmH family RNA methyltransferase, producing the protein MITSKRNPLVRKLRGLLKKTGREEHSSLLLEGSHLLEEALKTNFLPTEVIATSEWCNEHEEILKKIASRSLLTLVTTNVLEASLSTVTPDGVAAIFPIPGLPKPVKAPKHILALDRIQDPGNLGNLFRSALAGEYEVMWLASGADPLNQKVLRSSAGSVLHLPFERIGDSSSSSIEMLVSKLNIAIDNNYQVVGTISPNKITDKKVKPYWELDWDLPTVLVLGNEGSGVHSSIEACCSDFVTLPHSSLVDSLNVASAAVPLLLERQRVKMVKGIQKKP; encoded by the coding sequence TTGATTACAAGTAAAAGAAACCCTTTGGTTAGAAAATTAAGGGGTCTTTTGAAAAAAACTGGACGTGAAGAGCATTCTTCTCTTTTGCTTGAGGGGTCTCATTTGTTAGAAGAGGCTTTGAAAACAAATTTTTTGCCAACAGAAGTTATTGCAACTTCTGAATGGTGTAATGAGCATGAGGAAATTTTAAAAAAAATAGCTTCAAGATCTTTGCTAACCCTTGTAACTACAAATGTTTTAGAAGCATCATTATCAACAGTGACACCTGATGGTGTCGCGGCGATATTCCCAATACCAGGTTTACCAAAGCCCGTAAAAGCCCCAAAACACATTTTAGCTTTAGATAGGATTCAAGATCCTGGCAATTTGGGAAATTTATTTCGATCAGCCCTTGCTGGTGAATATGAAGTCATGTGGTTGGCTTCTGGAGCAGATCCCCTAAATCAAAAGGTTTTACGATCCTCAGCTGGCTCAGTTCTTCATTTACCTTTTGAACGGATTGGAGATTCATCCTCTTCAAGTATTGAAATGCTTGTTTCAAAACTCAATATTGCAATTGATAATAATTATCAAGTAGTAGGAACAATTTCACCGAATAAAATTACTGATAAGAAAGTGAAACCTTATTGGGAATTAGACTGGGATCTCCCTACTGTATTGGTTCTTGGTAATGAAGGCTCAGGTGTTCATTCTTCAATTGAAGCCTGTTGTTCAGACTTTGTTACGTTGCCTCATAGCTCATTAGTTGATTCACTAAATGTGGCATCTGCGGCAGTTCCTCTCTTGTTGGAGCGACAAAGAGTAAAAATGGTTAAGGGTATCCAAAAAAAACCGTGA
- the lpdA gene encoding dihydrolipoyl dehydrogenase, with amino-acid sequence MSEISFDFDLIVVGAGYGGFDAAKHAAEAGLKVAIVESREMGGTCVNRGCVPSKALLAASGKVRELANVPHLSEFGIHSAPVRFERKKIAEHAKNLVETIRKNLTKTLERSGVEILRGEGRLEGNQKVGLRETNGVDRIFSARDIILATGSDPFVPPGIEIDGRTVFTSDEAINLEWLPRWIAIIGSGYIGLEFADIYTALGCEVTMIEALDKVMPTFDPDITKIASRNLIDKRDIETRAGVFATKVKPGCPVEVELTDAKSREVIEELQVDAVLVATGRVPSTKNLNLQSVGVETTRGFIPIDDQMRVLVNEKPVSNLWAVGDVTGKLMLAHTAAAQGSIAVENILGKAIEIDYRSIPAATFTHPEISSVGLSEEEAKDLAKNEGFELGIVRSYFKANSKALAELESDGIMKLIFNKETGEVLGAHIYGLHAADLIQEVSNAISRRQRVNDLAKEVHTHPTLSEVVEVAYKQASLQIKK; translated from the coding sequence GTGAGCGAAATTTCTTTTGACTTTGACTTAATTGTTGTTGGAGCTGGATATGGAGGTTTTGATGCTGCTAAACATGCAGCAGAGGCTGGTTTGAAAGTGGCGATTGTCGAATCAAGAGAGATGGGCGGAACCTGTGTCAACAGAGGCTGTGTCCCTTCTAAAGCATTACTAGCAGCCAGTGGTAAAGTTCGTGAGCTTGCAAATGTTCCTCATCTTTCTGAATTTGGCATACATTCCGCTCCAGTTAGATTTGAACGTAAAAAAATTGCCGAACATGCAAAAAATTTAGTTGAGACAATTCGGAAAAATCTAACTAAAACATTAGAAAGATCGGGAGTTGAGATACTTAGAGGAGAAGGACGTTTAGAAGGTAATCAAAAGGTCGGTTTAAGAGAAACAAATGGAGTTGATAGAATTTTTTCCGCCAGAGATATTATCTTGGCTACAGGCTCAGACCCTTTTGTACCGCCTGGAATTGAAATTGATGGACGAACTGTTTTCACAAGTGATGAGGCTATTAATTTAGAGTGGTTGCCAAGATGGATTGCAATAATTGGTAGTGGCTATATAGGTTTGGAATTCGCTGATATTTATACAGCTTTAGGTTGTGAGGTAACCATGATTGAAGCTCTTGATAAAGTAATGCCTACTTTTGATCCTGATATCACGAAAATTGCTTCAAGAAACCTAATTGATAAAAGAGATATTGAAACTCGAGCTGGAGTGTTCGCTACTAAAGTTAAGCCAGGTTGTCCCGTCGAGGTCGAGCTTACAGATGCTAAGAGTCGAGAAGTAATTGAGGAGTTACAAGTTGACGCTGTTCTGGTCGCAACAGGCCGAGTACCGTCGACTAAAAATCTTAATCTACAATCTGTTGGAGTTGAAACAACGAGAGGTTTTATTCCAATTGATGATCAGATGAGAGTATTGGTAAATGAAAAACCAGTTTCTAATCTATGGGCAGTGGGAGATGTTACGGGTAAGTTGATGTTGGCCCATACCGCTGCAGCGCAAGGGAGTATTGCCGTAGAAAATATTTTAGGTAAAGCAATAGAAATTGATTACAGAAGTATTCCTGCAGCGACTTTTACTCACCCTGAGATAAGTTCCGTTGGACTTTCGGAAGAAGAAGCAAAAGATCTAGCGAAAAATGAAGGCTTTGAACTTGGAATTGTTAGAAGCTATTTTAAAGCGAACTCTAAGGCTTTGGCTGAATTAGAAAGTGATGGAATTATGAAGTTGATTTTTAATAAAGAGACGGGGGAGGTCCTTGGGGCTCATATTTATGGATTACATGCGGCTGATCTTATACAAGAGGTTTCTAATGCAATTTCTAGAAGACAACGAGTAAATGATTTAGCAAAAGAAGTTCATACGCATCCAACATTAAGCGAAGTTGTAGAGGTTGCCTATAAACAGGCATCTTTACAAATAAAGAAGTAG
- the murA gene encoding UDP-N-acetylglucosamine 1-carboxyvinyltransferase — protein sequence MSSVATIKRNIIPPHLEVKGGRPLSGVLKVSGAKNSSLALMAASLLTKEKLLIKNVPQLTDIEVMSEILRNLGAKLTKKNNSIEINSESIHNVELPYQLVHSLRASFFCVGPLLTRLGEAKIPLPGGCNIGARPIDEHINGLKALGAEVEVINDVVKAQVSTKNKRLRGANITLKYPSVGATETILMASCLALGKTTISNPAREPEIQDLAKMLNSMGAKVFGAGTKRITIIGVESLSGTSHCVIPDRIEAGTFLIAAAITRSPLIIGPVIPNHLSAVISKLQECGCSISHHGNHHLKIIPREVSGVDITTSPFPGFPTDLQAPFMSLMATAKGSSKIKERVFEKRMQHVLELNKMGACIYLENNTAHIKGVKKLIGSNVKGGDLRSSAAIILACLSAKGNSIFTGLEHLDRGYEKLEEKLTNAGSIISRKFDQTTSHSSFSNKIINEDNIDTQKNAA from the coding sequence ATGAGTAGTGTGGCGACAATTAAAAGGAATATTATTCCGCCACATCTGGAGGTAAAAGGAGGGCGTCCGCTTAGTGGAGTTTTAAAAGTTAGTGGGGCAAAAAATTCTTCGCTAGCTTTAATGGCTGCGTCTCTTCTTACGAAAGAAAAACTCCTCATTAAAAATGTCCCACAACTTACGGACATTGAAGTCATGTCAGAGATTCTCCGTAATTTGGGCGCAAAGTTAACTAAAAAAAATAATTCTATCGAGATTAATTCAGAGTCAATTCATAACGTTGAATTACCCTATCAATTAGTTCATAGCTTGAGAGCAAGTTTCTTCTGTGTTGGACCCTTACTTACAAGACTTGGAGAAGCAAAAATTCCTTTACCTGGTGGTTGCAATATTGGAGCAAGACCTATTGATGAACATATCAATGGTCTAAAAGCTTTAGGAGCGGAAGTTGAAGTTATAAATGATGTTGTAAAAGCTCAAGTTTCAACCAAAAACAAAAGATTACGTGGAGCAAATATTACTCTTAAATATCCTAGCGTTGGAGCTACGGAAACCATCTTGATGGCTTCTTGCTTAGCTTTAGGCAAAACAACAATATCGAATCCTGCTAGAGAACCAGAGATCCAGGATCTTGCGAAAATGCTTAATTCAATGGGAGCAAAGGTTTTTGGAGCTGGAACAAAAAGAATCACAATTATTGGAGTGGAATCTTTAAGCGGGACTTCTCATTGTGTTATCCCCGACAGGATAGAAGCAGGAACATTTCTTATTGCTGCAGCAATAACACGATCGCCTCTCATTATTGGTCCAGTAATCCCAAATCATTTGAGCGCTGTTATTTCAAAATTACAAGAATGTGGTTGTTCAATATCTCATCATGGGAATCATCATTTAAAAATTATTCCAAGAGAGGTTTCAGGAGTTGACATAACCACAAGTCCATTTCCTGGCTTTCCAACTGATCTTCAGGCTCCATTTATGTCATTAATGGCCACAGCTAAAGGTTCAAGCAAAATCAAAGAAAGAGTTTTTGAGAAGAGAATGCAACATGTTTTGGAGCTAAATAAAATGGGCGCCTGCATTTATCTAGAAAACAATACTGCTCACATAAAAGGAGTAAAAAAACTTATAGGTTCAAATGTAAAGGGAGGAGATTTACGTTCTTCTGCTGCCATTATCCTTGCATGTCTCTCTGCTAAAGGAAATAGTATTTTTACGGGCCTCGAGCACTTAGATAGAGGCTATGAAAAGTTAGAAGAAAAATTAACTAATGCAGGTTCTATTATTTCAAGAAAATTTGATCAAACAACATCTCATAGTTCTTTCTCTAACAAAATAATTAATGAAGACAATATTGATACTCAAAAAAATGCAGCTTAG
- the sodX gene encoding nickel-type superoxide dismutase maturation protease, with the protein MIAGLPQADQSLFQKPDLFTLFTLIIGYRQHLRVVGTSMEKTLKEGDLVTYKKLNPKNIDLEIGDIVVAYHPKTKNKLIIKRIHRIYQNKFDLRGDNSLASTDSRELGLIELDLIIGKVDKIFSN; encoded by the coding sequence GTGATAGCTGGGTTACCGCAAGCTGATCAAAGTCTTTTCCAGAAGCCAGACTTATTTACTTTATTTACTTTAATAATCGGTTACCGACAACATTTACGTGTTGTCGGTACTTCAATGGAAAAAACTCTTAAAGAGGGAGATTTAGTAACATATAAAAAGTTAAACCCAAAAAATATTGACTTAGAGATTGGCGATATCGTCGTTGCCTATCATCCAAAAACAAAAAACAAGTTAATAATTAAAAGAATTCATAGGATTTATCAAAACAAATTTGATTTAAGGGGAGACAACTCCTTAGCAAGCACTGACAGTAGAGAGTTGGGTTTAATTGAATTAGATTTAATCATTGGAAAAGTAGACAAAATCTTCTCTAATTAG
- a CDS encoding FAD-binding oxidoreductase: MINKEKIELLLKELKSISDLEVFQKNNDLKRFSKDFFDYSPILINELKDCVADIVVRPLSVDAIIIVAQICNKHSTPLTLRGSGTGNYGQCVPLNGGVVMVMSGLKRIRNFNSKSGEITVESGCLLRDINDELIKHGRQLRLLPSTWRSASIGGFIAGGSGGIGSVRWGFLRDPGHLQFLEIITTEDPPRKLELNANNSEALNHAYGTNGIITALKLTTAPYIKWQQIVVDCFDWNQAVDLLSKFNRAALELYLGTLLEKEIVNCLPHWSGEPSGKHRILLLVSPDGITTIERLAKSAGADFYDLGPENLKAGTGLRELSWNHTTLHMRGIDPSWTYLQMLLPQPESEMMRKLKSQWGSNLLWHLECVRQNGVQRIASLPLVKWQGEEAMNQLISQCKDLGAVIFNPHTITVEDGGLGVIDSDQVQAKSNFDPKGILNPGKLKGWNLKVN, encoded by the coding sequence ATGATTAATAAAGAGAAAATAGAGTTGCTTTTAAAAGAACTAAAATCAATTTCTGATCTAGAGGTTTTTCAAAAAAATAATGATTTAAAAAGGTTCTCTAAAGATTTCTTTGATTATTCACCAATATTGATTAATGAATTAAAAGATTGTGTCGCTGACATAGTCGTTCGACCACTTTCGGTAGATGCAATTATTATTGTGGCTCAAATTTGTAATAAGCATTCAACTCCTTTGACTCTTAGAGGTTCAGGGACAGGAAACTATGGGCAGTGTGTTCCTCTTAATGGTGGAGTTGTTATGGTTATGTCCGGTCTTAAGAGAATTAGAAATTTCAATTCAAAATCAGGTGAAATTACAGTTGAATCTGGTTGTTTACTTAGAGATATAAATGATGAGTTGATTAAGCATGGTCGTCAGTTGCGGTTGCTTCCAAGTACATGGAGAAGCGCCTCAATTGGTGGCTTTATTGCTGGTGGTTCAGGTGGAATAGGATCCGTTCGTTGGGGATTTCTTCGAGATCCTGGGCATTTGCAATTCTTAGAAATAATAACGACTGAGGATCCACCAAGAAAACTAGAATTGAACGCAAATAATTCAGAGGCTTTGAATCATGCTTATGGAACTAACGGAATTATTACCGCGTTGAAATTAACAACTGCTCCATATATAAAATGGCAACAAATAGTTGTCGATTGTTTTGATTGGAATCAAGCTGTTGACTTGTTAAGCAAATTTAATCGTGCTGCACTGGAACTTTATTTGGGAACTTTATTAGAAAAAGAAATTGTTAATTGTCTTCCACATTGGTCTGGTGAACCCTCAGGTAAACATAGGATTTTACTGTTAGTCTCGCCTGATGGTATTACTACAATCGAGCGTCTTGCAAAATCAGCCGGTGCTGACTTTTATGACTTAGGACCGGAAAATCTGAAAGCAGGAACAGGCCTTCGAGAGCTTTCTTGGAACCATACAACTTTACATATGCGTGGCATTGACCCTAGTTGGACATATTTGCAAATGCTTCTTCCTCAGCCAGAATCTGAAATGATGAGAAAATTGAAATCTCAGTGGGGATCAAATCTTTTATGGCATTTGGAATGTGTTCGTCAAAATGGAGTTCAAAGAATAGCCTCACTCCCGCTTGTTAAATGGCAAGGTGAAGAAGCTATGAATCAATTAATCAGTCAATGCAAAGATCTTGGTGCAGTGATTTTTAATCCGCATACAATCACTGTTGAAGATGGAGGCCTAGGTGTAATTGATTCTGATCAAGTGCAAGCTAAGAGTAATTTTGATCCAAAAGGGATTCTCAATCCAGGTAAACTCAAAGGGTGGAATCTAAAAGTCAATTGA
- the trpC gene encoding indole-3-glycerol phosphate synthase TrpC — protein sequence MEIRRRPPNPSIKVANLEYAIPHPDSKPKNILEEIVWEKHLEVEIARKKVSLEDLKKKIKGLPETKNFIDALRNSNSKPALISEIKKASPSRGIIREDFDARMIGKMYQDGGANCISVLTDKKFFQGGFDVLVEVRKEITIPILCKDFILYPYQLYQARAAGADAALLIAAILTDSDLKYLSKVAEHLGLTILVEVHNSEELERVLNINIFKLIGINNRNLKSFKTDLEVTKKLAKNYANQIKENTITLVSESGLFTREDLNLVKSYGADAVLVGESLMSQEDILCGVKKLIGKL from the coding sequence ATGGAAATCAGAAGAAGACCTCCTAACCCAAGTATAAAAGTAGCTAATTTAGAGTATGCAATCCCTCACCCAGATTCAAAACCTAAAAATATCTTGGAGGAAATTGTTTGGGAAAAACATCTAGAAGTTGAGATTGCAAGAAAAAAAGTTTCACTTGAAGATTTAAAGAAAAAGATTAAGGGTTTACCCGAAACAAAAAATTTTATAGATGCATTAAGAAATAGTAATTCGAAACCAGCATTAATCTCAGAAATCAAAAAAGCTAGTCCAAGTAGAGGGATAATTAGAGAGGATTTTGACGCGAGAATGATAGGCAAAATGTATCAAGATGGAGGTGCTAACTGTATATCAGTCTTAACAGATAAAAAATTTTTTCAAGGTGGCTTTGATGTCTTAGTTGAAGTTAGAAAGGAAATCACAATCCCAATCCTCTGTAAGGATTTTATTCTTTATCCTTATCAGCTTTACCAAGCAAGAGCTGCTGGCGCTGATGCTGCACTTTTGATAGCCGCAATACTGACTGATTCTGATTTAAAATACTTATCTAAGGTTGCAGAACATTTGGGATTGACAATACTAGTAGAGGTTCATAACTCAGAAGAACTTGAAAGAGTACTAAACATTAATATATTTAAATTAATAGGCATTAATAATAGAAATTTAAAGAGTTTTAAAACTGATCTTGAAGTTACAAAGAAGTTGGCCAAGAATTATGCTAACCAAATCAAGGAAAATACTATCACTTTGGTAAGCGAGTCAGGTTTATTTACTCGTGAGGATTTGAATTTAGTAAAGAGTTATGGGGCTGATGCTGTTTTGGTTGGTGAATCTCTTATGTCACAGGAAGATATTTTATGTGGAGTTAAAAAGTTAATTGGTAAGTTATAA
- a CDS encoding amidohydrolase family protein yields the protein MNFAKNVELIASPPKSGRIDVLVPRCLIGNGQDVLGTSIDKEGLSSIQVEWRDGTITSIKGLKESSKVPDEILLPRFAEPHAHLDKAFSWSRSSNLMGTYHEALEANLSEYELRSKDELIFSVEKSLNLALVNGIRAIRSHIDSFGKTAMRDWDLLDNIRKKWQEKIFLQFVALVPLDFWQTCEGELLAQRVASNGDLLGGVIAPPFNKRKTFKSLLHLVQLANRLNCDIDLHIDESQYYAAGGLKLLFEVLGQVENEISITCSHLSSLGLLREKAISHLAKKMAKNKLKVVALPLTNSWLLGRKDRSTLIKRPLAPIFQLQKAGVVVSVGGDNVNDAWFPLSNFDPINLMAFSMPIAHLSPWDRLGLSPFTSSAAHVLSLQWDGLFQKGSPADFILLDSNSWVKALSDKPKRRVVVNGEFLNELPKIKNQYSQVMSHD from the coding sequence GTGAATTTCGCAAAAAATGTTGAATTGATTGCAAGCCCTCCAAAGTCTGGGCGAATAGATGTTCTTGTTCCAAGATGTTTGATTGGTAATGGACAGGATGTATTAGGAACTTCAATTGATAAAGAGGGATTGTCATCCATTCAAGTTGAGTGGAGGGATGGAACGATTACCTCAATTAAGGGTTTAAAAGAAAGCTCTAAAGTTCCAGATGAAATTCTTCTACCAAGATTTGCTGAACCTCATGCACATTTAGATAAAGCATTCTCATGGTCACGTTCATCTAACTTGATGGGTACTTACCATGAAGCATTAGAAGCGAATCTGAGTGAATATGAATTGAGGTCCAAAGATGAATTAATTTTCAGCGTTGAAAAGTCTCTCAATCTTGCTCTTGTTAATGGGATAAGGGCAATTAGGTCCCATATTGATAGCTTTGGAAAAACTGCGATGCGAGATTGGGATTTATTGGACAATATTAGAAAAAAATGGCAAGAGAAAATTTTCTTACAGTTTGTAGCTTTGGTTCCATTGGATTTTTGGCAAACTTGTGAAGGTGAGCTTTTGGCTCAAAGAGTTGCCTCTAATGGAGATCTTTTAGGTGGGGTAATAGCCCCTCCTTTCAACAAGAGGAAGACTTTTAAGTCTTTATTACATTTAGTGCAACTTGCAAATAGACTTAATTGTGATATTGATCTACATATTGATGAGTCTCAGTATTATGCCGCTGGAGGATTGAAATTGCTTTTTGAAGTATTAGGTCAAGTTGAAAACGAGATATCAATAACTTGTAGTCATTTAAGCAGTTTGGGATTGCTAAGAGAAAAGGCGATTTCACATTTGGCAAAAAAAATGGCTAAAAATAAATTAAAAGTTGTTGCTTTACCACTAACTAATTCTTGGCTTCTTGGAAGAAAAGATCGATCTACTTTAATTAAGAGACCACTGGCTCCAATATTTCAACTTCAAAAGGCTGGAGTTGTTGTATCTGTTGGAGGAGACAATGTAAATGATGCATGGTTTCCTTTATCTAATTTTGATCCAATAAATTTAATGGCTTTTTCTATGCCAATTGCTCATTTATCTCCCTGGGATAGATTAGGCCTTTCTCCGTTTACCTCATCTGCAGCACACGTTCTTAGCCTTCAATGGGATGGCCTTTTTCAAAAGGGAAGCCCTGCCGATTTTATTTTGTTAGATTCAAATAGTTGGGTAAAAGCTTTGTCTGACAAACCTAAACGAAGAGTAGTAGTTAATGGTGAATTCTTGAATGAATTGCCTAAAATAAAAAATCAATATTCACAAGTGATGAGCCATGATTAA